From a single Pseudophryne corroboree isolate aPseCor3 chromosome 6, aPseCor3.hap2, whole genome shotgun sequence genomic region:
- the LOC134936296 gene encoding histone H3 produces the protein MARTKQTARKSTGGKAPRKQLATKAARKSAPATGGVKKPHRYRPGTVALREIRRYQKSTELLIRKLPFQRLVREIAQDFKTDLRFQSSAVMALQEASEAYLVGLFEDTNLCAIHAKRVTIMPKDIQLARRIRGERA, from the coding sequence ATGGCCAGGACCAAGCAGACCGCCCGCAAATCTACAGGAGGGAAAGCTCCCCGCAAGCAGCTGGCAACGAAAGCTGCTCGGAAGAGCGCCCCAGCTACCGGCGGCGTGAAGAAACCTCACCGCTATCGTCCTGGAACTGTTGCTCTCAGAGAGATCCGCCGGTACCAGAAATCCACTGAGCTGCTGATCCGCAAGTTGCCCTTCCAGCGTCTGGTGCGTGAGATCGCCCAGGATTTCAAGACTGACCTGCGTTTCCAGAGCTCCGCCGTCATGGCCCTACAAGAGGCCAGCGAGGCTTATCTGGTGGGGCTGTTCGAGGACACCAACCTGTGCGCCATCCACGCCAAGAGGGTGaccatcatgcccaaagacatccagctggcccgcaggatccgaggggagagggcatag
- the LOC134936307 gene encoding histone H2A type 1-like, with protein sequence MSGRGKQGGKTRAKAKTRSSRAGLQFPVGRVHRLLRKGNYAERVGAGAPVYLAAVLEYLTAEILELAGNAARDNKKTRIIPRHLQLAVRNDEELNKLLGGVTIAQGGVLPNIQAVLLPKKTESHKPAKSK encoded by the coding sequence ATGTCCGGCAGAGGCAAACAAGGCGGCAAGACCCGGGCTAAGGCCAAGACTCGCTCATCCCGGGCCGGTCTCCAGTTCCCAGTCGGTCGCGTTCACCGTCTGCTGAGGAAAGGAAACTATGCTGAGCGAGTGGGAGCCGGTGCCCCGGTGTACCTGGCCGCGGTGCTGGAGTACCTGACGGCTGAGATCCTGGAGCTCGCAGGAAACGCCGCCCGCGACAACAAGAAGACCCGCATCatcccccgccacctgcagctggctgtgcgcaacgacgaagagctcaacaagctgctcggtggggtgaccatcgcccagggaggcgttctgcccaacatccaggccgtgctgctgcccaagaagaccGAGAGCCACAAACCAGCCAAGAGCAAGTAA
- the LOC134936321 gene encoding histone H2B 1.1-like has product MPDPAKSAPAPKKGSKKAVTKTQKKDGKKRRKSRKESYAIYVYKVLKQVHPDTGISSKAMGIMNSFVNDIFERIAGEASRLAHYNKRSTITSREIQTAVRLLLPGELAKHAVSEGTKAVTKYTSAK; this is encoded by the coding sequence ATGCCTGATCCAGCAAAGTCTGCTCCGGCGCCCAAGAAAGGCTCTAAGAAAGCGGTGACCAAGACCCAGAAGAAGGATGGGAAGAAGCGTAGGaagagcaggaaggagagttacgccatttacgtctacaaggtgctgaagcaggtgcaccctgacaccggcatctcctccaaggctatgggcatcatgaactcctttgtcaaTGACATCTTTGAGCGCATTGCCGGAGAAGCTTCCCGCCTGGCTCATTACAACAAGCGCTCGaccatcacctcccgggagatccagaccgccgtacgcctgctgctgccgggagagctggccaagcacgccgtgtccgagggcaccaaggcTGTTACCAAGTACACCAGCGCCAAGTAA
- the LOC134936291 gene encoding histone H3-like: MARTKQTARKSTGGKAPRKQLATKAARKSAPSTGGVKKPHRYRPGTVALREIRRYQKSTELLIRKLPFQRLVREIAQDFKTDLRFQSSAVMALQEASEAYLVGLFEDTNLCAIHAKRVTIMPKDIQLARRIRGERA; encoded by the coding sequence ATGGCCAGGACCAAGCAGACCGCCCGCAAATCTACCGGAGGTAAAGCTCCCCGCAAGCAGCTGGCAACCAAGGCTGCTCGGAAAAGCGCCCCATCTACCGGCGGCGTGAAGAAGCCTCACCGCTACCGTCCCGGGACTGTTGCTCTCAGAGAGATCCGCCGCTACCAGAAATCCACCGAGCTGCTGatccgcaagctgcccttccagcgaTTGGTGCGTGAGATCGCCCAAGACTTCAAGACCGACCTGCGCTTCCAGAGCTCTGCCGTTATGGCCCTACAAGAGGCCAGTGAGGCTTATCTGGTGGGGCTGTTCGAGGACACCAACCTGTGCGCCATCCACGCCAAGAGGGTAaccatcatgcccaaagacatccaGCTAGCCCGCAGAATccgaggggagagggcatag
- the LOC134936303 gene encoding histone H2A type 1-like, with protein sequence MSGRGKQGGKTRAKAKTRSSRAGLQFPVGRVHRLLRKGNYAERVGAGAPVYLAAVLEYLTAEILELAGNAARDNKKTRIIPRHLQLAVRNDEELNKLLGGVTIAQGGVLPNIQAVLLPKKTESHKPAKSK encoded by the coding sequence ATGTCTGGAAGAGGGAAACAAGGCGGCAAGACCCGTGCTAAGGCAAAGACTCGCTCATCCCGGGCCGGTCTCCAGTTCCCAGTCGGTCGCGTTCACCGTCTGCTGAGGAAGGGAAACTATGCGGAGCGTGTGGGAGCCGGTGCCCCGGTGTATCTGGCCGCAGTACTGGAGTACCTGACGGCTGAGATTCTTGAGCTTGCCGGAAACGCCGCCCGCGACAACAAGAAGACCCGCATCatcccccgccacctgcagctggctgtgcgcaacgacgaagagctcaataaactgctcggtggggtgaccatcgcccagggaggcgttctgcccaacatccaggccgtgctgctgcccaagaagaccGAGAGCCACAAACCAGCTAAGAGCAAGTGA
- the LOC134936314 gene encoding histone H2B 1.1-like, which yields MPDPAKSAPAPKKGSKKAVTKTQKKDGKKRRKSRKESYAIYVYKVLKQVHPDTGISSKAMGIMNSFVNDIFERIAGEASRLAHYNKRSTITSREIQTAVRLLLPGELAKHAVSEGTKAVTKYTSAK from the coding sequence ATGCCTGATCCAGCAAAGTCTGCTCCGGCGCCTAAGAAAGGCTCTAAGAAAGCGGTGACCAAGACCCAGAAGAAGGATGGGAAGAAGCGTAGGaagagcaggaaggagagttacgccatttacgtctacaaggtgctgaagcaggtgcaccctgacaccggcatctcctccaaggctatgggcatcatgaactcctttgtcaaTGACATCTTTGAGCGCATTGCTGGGGAAGCTTCTCGCCTGGCTCATTACAACAAGCGCTCGaccatcacctcccgggagatccagaccgccgtacgcttgctgctgccgggagagctggccaagcacgccgtgtccgagggcaccaaggcTGTTACCAAGTACACCAGCGCCAAGTAA
- the LOC134936276 gene encoding histone H1B-like: MAETAPVAAAVPPSEVTAKKKRQPKKAAGGAKKSGKSSGPSVSELIVKAVAASKERSGVSLAALKKALAAGGYDVERNNSRIKVGVKGLVTKGTLTQVKGTGASGSFKLNKKQVESKKAAQKSLKPKKPAAKKVAKSPKKPKKAPSAAKTPKKVKKPATAAAAKSPKKPIAVKPKKAAKSPAKKAAKPKAAKSPAKKAAKPKATKSPAKKAAKAKKAAAKK, from the coding sequence ATGGCGGAAACTGCCCCCGTCGCCGCCGCTGTTCCTCCATCAGAGGTCacagccaaaaagaagaggcagccgaagAAAGCTGCTGGAGGAGCAAAGAAGAGCGGCAAGTCTTCTGGACCCAGCGTCTCCGAGCTGATCGTAAAAGCCGTGGCCGCCTCTAAAGAGCGCAGCGGGGTTTCTCTTgccgccctgaagaaggctctggctgccggaggctacgatgtggagaggaacaacAGCCGCATCAAAGTGGGGGTGAAAGGATTAGTGACCAAAGGAACTCTCACCCAGGTGAAAGGTACCGGCGCTTCCGGCTCCTTCAAGCTCAATAAGAAACAAGTGGAAAGCAAGAAGGCCGCCCAGAAGTCCCTGAAGCCCAAGAAACCTGCAGCGAAGAAAGTGGCCAAATCCCCGAAGAAGCCCAAGAAGGCTCCGAGTGCAGCCAAGACCCCGAAAAAGGTGAAGAAACCCGCTACAGCGGCTGctgccaaaagcccaaagaagcctaTAGCCGTGAAGCCTAAGAAGGCGGCCAAGAGTCCCgccaagaaggcggcgaagcccaaagctgccaagagtccggccaagaaggcAGCGAAGCCAAAAGCCACAAAAAGCCCGGCCAAGAAGGCAGCTAAGGCTAAGAAAGCTGCGGCCAAGAAGTGA